A DNA window from Staphylococcus warneri contains the following coding sequences:
- a CDS encoding glutamate-1-semialdehyde 2,1-aminomutase, whose translation MNFTESERLQELSNEYILGGVNSPSRSYKAVGGGAPVVMKEGKGAYLYDVDGNKFIDYLQAYGPIITGHAHPHITKAIQEQAAKGVLYGTPTELEIEFSKKLREAIPSLEKIRFVNSGTEAVMTTIRVARAYTKRNKIIKFAGSYHGHSDLVLVAAGSGPSQLGSPDSAGVPESVAKEVITVPFNDIESYKEAINHWGDDVAAVLVEPIVGNFGMVMPEPGFLEEVNRITHENNSLVIYDEIITAFRFHYGAAQDLLGVIPDLTAFGKIVGGGLPIGGYGGRQDIMEHVAPLGPAYQAGTMAGNPLSMKAGIALLEVLEQDGVYEKLDKLGKRLEDGLLQLIEKHQITATINRIYGSLTLYFTDEKITHYEQVENSDGEAFAKFFKLMLNQGINLAPSKFEAWFLTTEHTEEDIDQTLKAADYAFSQMK comes from the coding sequence ATGAACTTTACTGAAAGTGAACGACTTCAGGAATTATCGAATGAATATATTTTAGGTGGCGTAAACTCTCCATCTCGTTCTTATAAAGCAGTTGGTGGTGGAGCACCAGTAGTAATGAAAGAAGGTAAAGGGGCTTATTTATATGATGTAGATGGCAACAAATTTATAGACTATTTACAAGCATATGGTCCTATCATTACTGGTCACGCGCATCCTCACATTACAAAAGCAATTCAAGAACAAGCTGCTAAAGGTGTATTATATGGAACACCTACTGAATTAGAAATTGAATTTAGTAAGAAATTGCGAGAGGCCATTCCTTCTCTTGAAAAAATTAGATTTGTAAACTCTGGTACTGAAGCTGTTATGACTACTATAAGAGTTGCACGTGCCTATACTAAACGTAATAAAATCATTAAATTTGCCGGTTCATATCATGGACATTCGGATTTAGTACTAGTTGCCGCTGGTAGTGGTCCTTCACAACTTGGCTCCCCTGATTCTGCAGGTGTCCCAGAAAGCGTTGCTAAAGAAGTGATTACTGTACCATTTAACGATATTGAATCATACAAAGAGGCAATTAATCACTGGGGTGACGACGTTGCTGCCGTTTTAGTAGAGCCTATAGTAGGTAACTTTGGTATGGTAATGCCAGAACCAGGATTTTTAGAAGAAGTTAATCGTATTACTCACGAAAACAATAGTTTAGTCATTTATGATGAAATCATTACAGCGTTCAGATTTCATTATGGTGCTGCTCAAGACTTACTTGGTGTCATCCCTGATTTAACTGCTTTTGGTAAAATTGTAGGTGGTGGTTTACCAATCGGAGGTTATGGCGGCCGACAAGATATAATGGAACATGTAGCGCCACTTGGGCCAGCTTATCAAGCAGGTACTATGGCTGGTAACCCATTATCAATGAAAGCAGGTATTGCTTTACTTGAAGTTTTAGAACAAGACGGTGTTTATGAGAAATTAGATAAACTAGGGAAACGATTAGAAGACGGTCTATTACAATTAATTGAAAAACATCAAATCACCGCAACAATTAATCGTATATACGGTTCTCTCACATTGTACTTTACTGATGAAAAGATTACCCATTATGAACAAGTAGAGAATTCTGATGGTGAGGCTTTTGCAAAATTCTTTAAATTAATGCTTAATCAAGGTATTAATTTAGCTCCTTCTAAATTCGAAGCTTGGTTCTTAACTACAGAACATACTGAAGAAGACATTGATCAAACACTTAAAGCAGCTGATTATGCGTTTAGTCAAATGAAATAA
- the mutY gene encoding A/G-specific adenine glycosylase codes for MYLEDNFKNNIMQWFNQNQRSMPWRETTNPYYIWLSEVMLQQTQVKTVIDYYDRFIQRFPTIADLSEAHEDEVLKYWEGLGYYSRARNFHHAIKEVQHDYQGIVPSDPEHFKSLKGVGPYTQAAVMSIAFDHPLPTVDGNVFRVWSRLNNDSRDIKLQSTRKAYEQELLPYVQEEAGTFNQSMMELGALICTPKNPLCMFCPVQENCEAYDKGTVLDLPVKTKTVKKKTIEQSVFLIRNSRGEYLLEKRQERLLNGMWEFPMFETAHAIDQISKQLNHQIEPLSEPIFKLKHQFTHLIWHIKVYSVPEELEIESVSLPDHMIWFDLEQRDQFTFPVPMAKIYQFIEG; via the coding sequence ATGTATTTAGAAGACAATTTTAAAAATAATATAATGCAATGGTTTAATCAAAATCAACGCTCTATGCCTTGGCGTGAAACGACGAATCCATATTATATATGGTTAAGCGAAGTCATGTTGCAACAAACTCAAGTTAAAACAGTTATTGATTATTATGATAGATTTATACAACGCTTCCCTACTATTGCTGATTTAAGTGAGGCACATGAAGATGAAGTACTCAAATATTGGGAAGGGTTAGGATACTATAGTCGTGCGCGAAACTTTCATCATGCGATTAAAGAAGTTCAACATGATTATCAAGGTATTGTGCCATCGGATCCTGAACATTTTAAATCTTTAAAAGGCGTTGGCCCCTATACACAAGCAGCGGTTATGAGTATTGCATTTGACCATCCACTCCCTACCGTTGACGGCAATGTATTTAGAGTATGGTCTAGACTGAATAATGACAGTAGAGATATAAAACTACAATCTACTCGTAAAGCATATGAACAAGAATTACTACCATATGTACAAGAAGAAGCTGGTACATTTAACCAATCTATGATGGAACTAGGTGCTTTAATTTGTACACCTAAAAATCCGCTTTGCATGTTTTGTCCAGTACAAGAAAATTGTGAAGCATATGATAAAGGAACTGTATTAGATTTACCAGTTAAAACTAAGACTGTTAAAAAGAAAACGATTGAGCAAAGTGTTTTTCTAATTCGTAATAGTCGTGGTGAATATTTATTAGAAAAAAGACAAGAAAGATTATTAAATGGTATGTGGGAATTTCCAATGTTTGAAACAGCCCATGCGATTGACCAAATATCAAAGCAATTAAATCACCAGATTGAGCCTTTATCTGAACCTATTTTTAAATTAAAACATCAATTCACACATTTAATATGGCATATTAAGGTGTATAGTGTACCAGAGGAACTTGAGATTGAATCAGTATCTCTACCTGATCATATGATATGGTTCGATTTAGAACAACGTGATCAATTTACTTTTCCAGTACCTATGGCTAAGATTTATCAATTTATTGAAGGGTAA
- a CDS encoding ABC transporter ATP-binding protein: MIRRYLEFVKPYKYRIIATIIVGIIKFGIPMLIPLLIKYAIDGVINNHSLSASEKYSHLAIAIGIALFIFLIVRPPIEFIRQYLAQWTSNKILYDIRKQLYNHLQALSARFYANNQVGQVISRVINDVEQTKDFILTGLMNIWLDCITIIIALTIMFFLDVKLTFAAIFIFPFYILTVYFFFGRLRKLTRVRSQALAEVQGFLHERVQGMSVIKSFAIEDNEAQNFDNRNQNFLQKAFKHTRWNAYSFAAINTVTDIGPIIVIGVGAYLAISGSITVGTLAAFVGYLEQLFGPLRRLVSSFTTLTQSFASMDRVFQLIDEDYDIKNGVGAQPIEIKQGQIELKHVSFKYNENEQEVLKDINLTINKGETVAFVGMSGGGKSTLINLIPRFYDVTDGEILVDQHNIKDFLTGSLRNQIGLVQQDNILFSDTVKENILLGRPDATDEEVVEAAKMANAHDFIMNLQDGYDTEVGERGVKLSGGQKQRLSIARIFLNNPPILILDEATSALDLESEAIIQEALDVLSKDRTTLIVAHRLSTITHADKIVVMQNGQIVETGTHQELIDKKGAYEHLYSIQNL, from the coding sequence ATGATTAGACGATATTTAGAATTTGTAAAACCATACAAATATCGAATCATTGCTACTATTATTGTTGGTATTATTAAATTCGGTATACCGATGTTAATTCCATTACTTATAAAATATGCGATTGATGGTGTTATTAACAATCACTCCCTAAGCGCTAGTGAAAAATATTCACATTTAGCAATTGCCATAGGTATAGCTTTATTTATCTTTTTAATTGTAAGGCCACCAATTGAATTTATAAGACAATATTTAGCACAATGGACAAGTAATAAAATTTTATATGATATTCGTAAACAGTTATACAATCATTTACAAGCATTAAGTGCTCGATTTTATGCCAACAATCAAGTTGGACAAGTGATATCACGAGTAATTAATGACGTGGAACAAACTAAAGATTTTATCTTAACAGGTCTTATGAACATTTGGTTAGATTGTATTACAATTATTATTGCTTTAACGATTATGTTCTTCCTTGATGTTAAATTAACATTTGCAGCAATATTTATATTCCCATTTTATATTTTAACTGTATATTTCTTCTTTGGAAGATTAAGAAAGTTAACTAGAGTTAGATCTCAAGCATTAGCAGAAGTGCAAGGTTTTTTACATGAACGTGTTCAAGGTATGTCTGTTATCAAAAGCTTCGCTATTGAAGACAATGAAGCACAAAATTTTGATAACCGAAATCAAAACTTTTTACAAAAAGCCTTCAAACATACAAGATGGAATGCATATTCATTTGCAGCAATTAACACTGTAACTGATATAGGTCCAATAATAGTAATTGGTGTAGGTGCGTATTTAGCTATTAGTGGATCTATTACAGTAGGTACCTTAGCCGCATTTGTTGGATATCTTGAACAATTGTTTGGACCTTTAAGACGTTTAGTTTCATCATTTACTACACTTACACAAAGTTTCGCTTCAATGGATCGTGTATTTCAATTAATTGATGAAGATTATGACATTAAAAACGGTGTAGGTGCACAACCTATAGAGATTAAACAAGGTCAAATCGAATTAAAACATGTAAGTTTCAAATATAATGAGAATGAACAAGAAGTTTTAAAAGATATTAATCTTACAATAAATAAAGGAGAAACAGTTGCTTTTGTAGGAATGAGTGGTGGAGGAAAATCTACCTTAATCAATTTAATACCAAGATTTTATGACGTTACTGATGGTGAAATACTAGTTGATCAACATAATATTAAAGACTTCTTAACAGGTAGCCTTAGAAATCAAATTGGTTTAGTTCAACAAGATAATATATTATTTTCTGACACTGTAAAAGAAAATATTTTATTAGGTCGACCTGATGCGACAGATGAAGAAGTTGTTGAAGCGGCTAAAATGGCCAATGCTCATGATTTTATTATGAATTTACAAGATGGATATGACACTGAAGTAGGGGAACGCGGTGTCAAATTATCAGGTGGGCAAAAACAAAGACTATCAATAGCACGAATTTTCTTAAATAATCCTCCAATACTAATATTAGACGAAGCAACAAGTGCATTAGATTTAGAAAGTGAAGCGATTATTCAAGAAGCACTTGATGTGTTAAGTAAAGATCGTACTACTTTAATCGTGGCACACCGATTATCAACAATCACACATGCAGATAAGATTGTAGTGATGCAAAATGGACAAATTGTCGAAACGGGCACTCATCAAGAATTAATCGATAAAAAAGGTGCATATGAACACTTATACAGTATTCAAAATTTATAA
- a CDS encoding phosphoglycerate dehydrogenase, with product MKVVSLFRLGELEDKLKETFPQVEFKFIKKAKNIPNEDRQSLDILIGYDGNLDETLLEDCPNLKWIAWYATGVNSLPLKYIKEHNITLTNSRGVQAKQLSEFIIAFILDDYKKMRTSYINQQNKIYDSKMTGRRLNGDCILFLGTGAIAQRTAKLAKAFDMKVIGVSKSGKQKKWFDEVHKIEYLSDLLEKGDIVINSLPETNETIHLLKYEDFEKMKASTMFINVGRGTIVEEDTLIEALSNNEIRHAYLDVFEKEPLTPDNSLYELDNVTITAHITGNDQGINEDVTKIFIKNLEHFLNYSSVIENEVDLEKGY from the coding sequence ATGAAAGTAGTTAGTCTGTTTAGATTAGGAGAGTTAGAAGATAAATTAAAAGAAACATTTCCGCAGGTAGAATTTAAATTTATTAAGAAAGCTAAAAATATACCAAATGAAGACAGACAATCACTCGATATCTTAATTGGATATGATGGAAATCTAGATGAAACATTGTTAGAGGATTGCCCAAATCTTAAGTGGATTGCTTGGTATGCTACTGGTGTTAATTCTTTACCATTAAAATATATTAAGGAACACAATATTACGTTAACTAATAGTAGGGGAGTACAAGCAAAACAACTATCTGAATTCATCATTGCATTTATTTTAGATGATTATAAGAAAATGAGAACGTCTTATATTAATCAACAAAACAAGATATATGATTCGAAAATGACAGGCAGAAGATTAAATGGTGATTGCATATTGTTTTTAGGCACAGGAGCAATCGCACAACGAACAGCAAAGTTAGCGAAAGCTTTTGATATGAAGGTTATAGGTGTAAGTAAATCAGGCAAACAGAAAAAATGGTTTGATGAAGTACACAAAATTGAATATCTAAGTGACTTATTAGAAAAAGGCGATATAGTAATCAATAGTTTACCAGAAACAAATGAAACGATTCATTTATTAAAATATGAAGACTTTGAAAAAATGAAAGCAAGTACAATGTTTATTAATGTCGGTAGAGGTACAATAGTTGAGGAAGATACATTGATTGAAGCATTAAGCAATAATGAAATCAGACATGCTTACTTAGATGTATTTGAAAAAGAGCCATTAACACCAGATAACTCATTATATGAACTAGACAACGTAACTATAACTGCGCATATTACAGGAAATGATCAAGGTATTAATGAGGACGTTACAAAAATATTTATTAAAAACTTGGAACATTTTCTCAATTATAGCAGCGTAATTGAGAATGAAGTGGATCTAGAAAAAGGATATTAA
- a CDS encoding FUSC family protein — translation MRLGARILKTGIAIILAMSIASLLPDNVGLKSLAGVSAVVAMQPSVYKSIKTVSDQAIGNIIGALLAVTMVTIFSDNFIIMGVTVILLIAILFRFNLAHVATLASVTALIIMGQHTGSFYVAAFFRFVLVMIGVLSSSIVNLLFLPPKFETKIYYNSANISSDIFVWFKLVLNDTSEFHNIKQDGDQLNTRINKLEQIYNFYHEERPLFKKHIHAQYRKKILFKEVVRTTRLAYEVLNRMSRYQNDLHQLNNQLLLQIKLELDSLIAFHEQILKSLSKKAKYNVAQFQYEVDNPQKKDLMDAFQNELIHNPYQTLYSYANIMQIIAAIEEYRYHLEHLDRLRISFFTYHRSDSDIDIADEDFDL, via the coding sequence TTGAGACTTGGAGCTCGGATTTTAAAAACTGGTATAGCAATTATATTAGCTATGTCTATCGCTTCTTTACTACCTGATAATGTTGGTCTTAAATCATTAGCCGGCGTCAGTGCTGTTGTTGCAATGCAACCCAGTGTCTATAAGTCGATAAAAACAGTTTCAGACCAAGCTATAGGTAACATTATTGGTGCGTTATTGGCTGTCACTATGGTGACGATCTTTAGTGATAATTTCATTATTATGGGTGTCACAGTTATATTATTAATTGCAATTTTATTCAGATTTAACTTAGCCCATGTTGCTACATTAGCAAGTGTAACTGCATTAATCATTATGGGACAACATACAGGGTCTTTCTATGTTGCCGCTTTCTTTAGATTTGTTTTAGTGATGATTGGTGTACTAAGTTCTTCAATTGTGAACTTGTTATTCTTGCCCCCTAAATTCGAAACGAAAATCTATTATAATTCTGCTAACATTTCGTCTGATATATTTGTATGGTTTAAACTCGTATTAAATGATACATCCGAATTTCATAATATTAAACAAGATGGCGATCAACTCAATACTAGGATCAATAAACTAGAGCAGATTTATAATTTTTATCACGAAGAAAGACCACTATTTAAAAAGCATATCCACGCACAATATCGAAAGAAAATTTTATTCAAAGAAGTAGTAAGAACGACTAGATTAGCTTATGAAGTGTTAAATAGAATGTCACGTTATCAAAATGACTTACATCAACTAAATAATCAATTATTATTACAGATTAAATTAGAATTGGATTCACTTATTGCTTTCCATGAACAAATTTTAAAAAGTTTATCTAAAAAAGCAAAATATAATGTGGCTCAATTTCAATATGAAGTTGATAATCCACAAAAGAAAGATTTAATGGATGCCTTTCAAAATGAATTAATCCATAATCCATATCAAACGCTTTATTCCTATGCCAATATTATGCAAATCATCGCAGCTATTGAAGAGTATCGATATCATTTAGAACATTTAGATCGTTTACGTATTAGTTTCTTCACATATCACCGTTCAGATTCTGATATTGATATCGCTGATGAAGATTTTGATTTATAA
- the bcp gene encoding thioredoxin-dependent thiol peroxidase, producing MLKKGDQFPEFSLENQNGERITNETIKGQVTILYFYPRDNTPTCTTEACDFRDNIEMFNDLNVNIYGVSGDSKKKHQNFIEKHKLNFDLLVDQDYQLSNEVGVYQLKKSFGKESMGIVRTTFVIDEQGIVKDVIEKVKVKTQIEELKNILE from the coding sequence ATGTTAAAAAAAGGTGATCAATTCCCAGAATTTTCATTAGAAAATCAAAATGGAGAACGCATTACTAATGAAACGATAAAAGGTCAAGTGACAATATTATATTTCTATCCTAGAGATAATACACCAACTTGTACTACAGAAGCTTGTGATTTTCGAGATAATATCGAAATGTTTAATGATTTGAATGTGAATATCTATGGTGTGAGTGGTGATTCTAAGAAAAAGCATCAAAATTTTATAGAGAAACATAAGCTTAACTTTGATTTACTCGTAGATCAAGACTATCAACTTTCCAATGAAGTCGGTGTATATCAATTGAAAAAATCATTCGGTAAAGAAAGCATGGGCATAGTTCGAACAACGTTTGTTATAGATGAGCAGGGCATAGTTAAAGATGTTATTGAAAAAGTAAAAGTTAAGACCCAAATTGAAGAACTAAAAAACATTTTGGAGTGA
- a CDS encoding DUF402 domain-containing protein — translation MVKESIPKEGQDIKIQSYKHDGNIHRVWSETTILKGTDHVIIGGNDHTLVTESDGRTWITREPAIVYFHSEYWFNVICMFREDGVYYYCNLSSPFVCDEEALKYIDYDLDIKVYPNGKYHLLDEDEYEQHMNQMNYPHDIDVILRRSVDILQQWIEQKKGPFAPDFIKVWKERYKKIRDY, via the coding sequence ATGGTAAAAGAATCCATACCTAAAGAAGGACAAGATATAAAGATTCAAAGTTATAAGCATGATGGTAACATCCATCGTGTATGGTCTGAAACAACTATTTTAAAAGGAACTGATCATGTAATTATCGGTGGTAACGATCATACACTAGTAACAGAAAGTGATGGTCGTACATGGATTACTAGAGAACCAGCAATTGTATACTTTCATTCAGAATACTGGTTTAATGTCATTTGTATGTTTCGTGAAGACGGCGTTTACTACTATTGTAACTTGTCTTCACCGTTTGTATGTGATGAGGAAGCTTTAAAATATATAGACTATGACCTTGATATTAAAGTTTATCCTAATGGTAAATATCATTTATTAGATGAAGATGAGTATGAACAACATATGAATCAAATGAACTACCCTCATGATATAGATGTTATATTGAGACGTAGTGTGGATATTTTACAACAATGGATTGAACAGAAAAAAGGCCCGTTCGCACCAGACTTTATTAAAGTATGGAAAGAGCGATATAAGAAAATTAGAGATTATTAA
- the perR gene encoding peroxide-responsive transcriptional repressor PerR: MSAELESIEHELEESIASLRKAGIRITPQRQAILKFMISSKTHPSADEIYQALSPDFPNISVATIYNNLRVFKDIGIVKELTYGDASSRFDFNTHNHYHIICEKCGKIVDFHYPQLDEVEQLAQHVTEFDVTHHRMEIYGICKECKDKEE; the protein is encoded by the coding sequence ATGAGCGCGGAATTAGAATCAATAGAACATGAACTTGAAGAATCAATTGCGTCTTTAAGAAAAGCTGGTATACGTATAACACCTCAAAGACAAGCAATCTTGAAATTCATGATTTCTTCAAAAACACATCCTAGTGCCGACGAAATTTATCAAGCACTTTCACCAGATTTTCCTAATATAAGTGTTGCGACAATATATAATAATTTAAGAGTATTCAAAGATATAGGCATTGTAAAAGAGCTCACATACGGTGATGCATCAAGTCGATTTGATTTCAATACTCACAATCATTACCATATTATTTGTGAAAAATGCGGTAAAATAGTTGACTTCCATTATCCACAATTAGACGAAGTGGAACAGCTAGCACAACATGTTACTGAATTTGACGTAACACATCATCGAATGGAAATTTATGGAATATGTAAAGAATGCAAAGATAAAGAAGAATAG
- a CDS encoding ATP-binding cassette domain-containing protein, with product MGSSIVLKLLKVTHYYRNKKTKKWYLPFGYGAEDIDLNNISLHIYQGESLGIIGEPGSSKRLIGRLLSGSIEPDKGKLVQLDHIYYGDIEDRRMIHQTVKDYVTHIVELFPYQISNHKADQVIQYAHVNEQQVISKMSKQEFAQLLLSVARSCKSNIIILNHVLQYLDETFMDRAVELSNEYIDNNQTMVFIDDDIDKIEQVSNYITWVSHGQIRMEGSVNQVIPTFKEHEKDRKSIESKEELASFDLDWKKSRTRMPEMTYNFKRIERYNHAKPPVFLVRFWTLMVSFILGLALMGIFILNNLGIVNVPENNQATLQSQSKDTYEDKLAYGIALKGSSKLSGSSNLTLPKYSVVTIDGENSKNYRVDVSGKRYTIAKNQLEYFNPAGLYEKHSFKTLSPFIKSNYSKYVDYFNSHLHKDHDSVKKSLVPEDDNRFVADITSQPIKMLFNDENQLNGFVIPIVDKSELKDKFNIKKDIWICKSGDGYFIADLKDNKWIYIEL from the coding sequence ATGGGAAGTTCAATCGTTTTAAAGTTACTGAAAGTCACTCACTATTATAGAAACAAAAAAACTAAAAAATGGTACTTACCTTTTGGTTACGGCGCAGAAGACATTGATTTAAATAATATTTCACTACATATATACCAAGGAGAATCTTTAGGTATTATTGGAGAACCAGGTTCATCAAAAAGGCTAATAGGAAGGTTGTTATCCGGATCTATCGAACCAGATAAAGGTAAATTAGTACAACTGGATCATATATATTATGGAGATATCGAAGATAGACGCATGATTCATCAAACTGTTAAGGATTATGTCACTCATATCGTTGAACTATTTCCTTATCAAATATCAAATCATAAAGCAGATCAAGTTATACAATATGCTCATGTAAATGAGCAACAAGTTATTTCTAAAATGTCAAAACAGGAATTTGCGCAATTGTTATTAAGCGTGGCGAGATCATGCAAATCTAACATCATCATTTTAAATCATGTGCTTCAATATTTAGATGAAACATTTATGGATAGAGCAGTTGAACTATCTAATGAATACATAGATAATAATCAAACAATGGTCTTCATCGATGATGACATTGATAAAATAGAACAAGTAAGTAACTATATTACATGGGTTTCTCATGGTCAAATTCGTATGGAAGGCTCTGTTAATCAAGTTATTCCTACCTTTAAAGAGCATGAAAAAGATAGAAAAAGTATTGAATCAAAAGAAGAACTTGCATCATTTGATCTCGATTGGAAAAAAAGTAGAACAAGAATGCCAGAAATGACTTATAATTTTAAACGAATTGAACGATATAATCATGCGAAACCACCGGTATTCTTGGTAAGATTTTGGACTTTAATGGTTAGCTTTATTTTAGGTTTAGCACTAATGGGCATATTTATATTGAATAATTTAGGCATTGTTAACGTACCTGAAAATAACCAAGCTACACTTCAATCACAATCAAAAGATACATATGAGGATAAATTGGCTTACGGAATTGCATTAAAGGGCAGTAGTAAACTTTCTGGTTCAAGCAATTTAACTTTGCCCAAATACAGTGTCGTGACTATTGATGGTGAAAACAGTAAAAATTATCGTGTTGATGTTAGTGGTAAACGTTATACTATAGCTAAGAATCAATTAGAATACTTTAATCCAGCAGGTTTATATGAAAAACATAGTTTTAAAACATTGTCTCCATTTATTAAATCCAATTACAGTAAATATGTGGATTATTTTAACAGCCATTTACATAAAGACCATGATTCTGTGAAAAAATCACTAGTACCTGAAGATGATAATCGTTTTGTGGCTGATATTACATCACAACCGATTAAAATGCTATTTAATGATGAGAATCAATTAAATGGATTTGTCATTCCGATTGTTGATAAAAGCGAGCTCAAAGATAAGTTTAATATCAAAAAGGATATTTGGATTTGTAAATCAGGAGATGGTTACTTTATTGCTGATTTAAAAGATAATAAATGGATATATATTGAATTGTAG
- a CDS encoding metal-dependent hydrolase — protein sequence MDTATHIVIGVGLTALATQDPAMSDTFAATATTLIAGSLIPDGDTVLKLKDNSTYISHHRGITHSIPFTILWPILITFLIFVIFNHTNPLHVWMWAQLAVFLHVFVDIFNSYGTQALRPITNKWIQLGVINTFDPIIFIILCIGVALWTFGVHPYLAFFPIIGVLIIYYIVRFKMQSFLRKQALKQIKQEHNPVKVFVIPTLKFMEWRIAIQTDEHDYVGRSYGRNIVFSDKVKRQHLSIDSLLWKVKNNKDIRTFLNFSSIYRWQTTPLEDGTTEIRLMDLRYLNNDHYAFVAIAHLTQQDEIDHSYIGWVFSEDKLQRKLFAK from the coding sequence ATGGATACAGCCACGCATATCGTGATTGGTGTTGGTCTTACAGCACTTGCAACACAAGATCCTGCTATGTCTGATACATTTGCGGCAACCGCTACAACATTAATTGCAGGATCACTGATACCTGATGGAGATACAGTATTAAAACTAAAAGATAATTCAACTTATATTTCACACCATAGAGGTATTACACACTCTATACCATTTACAATCTTATGGCCTATTTTAATCACATTTTTAATTTTTGTCATATTTAACCATACGAACCCTTTACATGTATGGATGTGGGCTCAATTAGCTGTTTTCTTGCATGTATTTGTTGATATCTTTAATTCTTATGGTACACAAGCATTAAGACCTATTACAAATAAGTGGATTCAACTAGGTGTAATTAATACTTTCGATCCAATAATATTTATTATTTTATGTATTGGCGTGGCATTATGGACATTTGGTGTACATCCATACTTAGCCTTTTTCCCAATTATCGGGGTACTCATTATATACTACATTGTACGATTTAAAATGCAATCATTCTTAAGAAAACAAGCATTAAAGCAAATAAAACAAGAACATAATCCAGTTAAAGTTTTCGTTATTCCTACATTAAAATTCATGGAATGGCGTATAGCGATTCAAACAGATGAACATGATTATGTTGGTAGATCCTATGGTAGAAATATTGTTTTTAGTGATAAGGTCAAACGTCAACATTTATCAATTGATTCATTATTATGGAAAGTTAAAAACAATAAAGATATTAGAACATTTTTAAATTTCTCATCTATTTATCGTTGGCAAACAACACCATTAGAAGATGGTACTACTGAAATTAGATTAATGGACTTGAGATATTTAAATAACGATCATTACGCATTTGTTGCAATTGCCCATTTAACTCAACAAGATGAAATCGATCACTCTTACATTGGATGGGTATTTAGCGAAGATAAACTTCAACGTAAATTATTTGCCAAATAA